Proteins encoded together in one Thermomonospora curvata DSM 43183 window:
- a CDS encoding acetate--CoA ligase, whose translation MCSRVLAVPSRKARRARRGSARCTAEKEPGMGAYAKAYEQSLADPERFWLDAAGLIDWDVFPERALDDANAPFYRWFPGGRLNTSYNALDRHIERGAGDRTALIWDSAMEPAQRRYTYRRLRDEVARAAGALAGLGVGEGDRVIVYMPMVPEAVITMLACARIGAVHSVVFGGFAPRELAVRIDDARPKVVVTASCGIEPTRVVPYKPILDQALDMAAHRPDHVLLLQRDRQRAELGPGELDWADVVPGAAPADPVPVDSTDPLYILYTSGTTGKPKGVLRTNGDHAVALAWSMGAIYDIGAGDVWWTASDVGWVVGHSYIVYGPLLVGATTVMYEGKPVGTPDAGAFWRVISEYGVKKLFAAPTALRIIKKVDPDGAELAKYDLGSLSGVFMAGERLDPETWQWATEKLGVPVIDHWWQTETGWAIAANPQGLEPMPVKPGSATVPMPGWDVRIVDATGAELPPGQEGEIVIKLPLPPGALATLWGDDERFLDSYLSRHEGYYTTGDSGYRDEDGYLFVMGRVDDVINVAGHRLSTGAMEAALAAHPAVAECAVIGVPDPVKGQIPYGLVVLKAGAEVAEDELRAELIAAVRREVGPVAAFRDVAVVPALPKTRSGKILRKTMRGLAAGREEPVPPTIEDPAVLEAIKPLLRLHE comes from the coding sequence GTGTGTTCGCGCGTCTTGGCCGTCCCGTCCCGAAAGGCGCGGCGGGCGCGTCGGGGAAGCGCCCGTTGCACAGCCGAAAAGGAGCCCGGGATGGGAGCGTATGCGAAGGCCTACGAGCAGAGCCTGGCGGATCCGGAGCGGTTCTGGCTGGATGCGGCCGGCCTGATCGACTGGGACGTCTTCCCCGAGCGGGCGCTGGACGATGCCAACGCCCCGTTCTACCGCTGGTTCCCCGGCGGGCGGCTGAACACCTCCTACAACGCCCTGGACCGGCACATCGAGCGCGGCGCCGGCGACCGCACCGCGCTGATCTGGGACTCGGCGATGGAACCCGCCCAGCGCCGCTACACCTACCGGCGGCTGCGCGATGAGGTCGCCCGGGCGGCCGGGGCGCTGGCCGGGCTCGGCGTCGGCGAGGGCGACCGGGTCATCGTCTACATGCCGATGGTGCCCGAGGCCGTCATCACCATGCTGGCCTGCGCGCGGATCGGCGCGGTGCACTCGGTGGTCTTCGGCGGGTTCGCGCCCCGGGAGCTGGCGGTGCGCATCGACGACGCCCGCCCCAAAGTGGTCGTCACCGCCTCCTGTGGCATCGAGCCGACCCGCGTGGTGCCCTACAAGCCGATCCTCGACCAGGCCCTGGACATGGCCGCCCACCGTCCCGACCACGTCCTGCTGCTGCAGCGCGACCGGCAGCGCGCCGAGCTGGGACCCGGCGAACTGGACTGGGCCGACGTCGTCCCGGGCGCCGCCCCCGCCGACCCGGTGCCGGTGGACTCCACCGACCCGCTCTACATCCTCTACACCTCGGGGACGACCGGTAAGCCCAAGGGCGTGCTGCGCACCAACGGCGACCACGCGGTGGCGCTGGCCTGGTCGATGGGGGCGATCTACGACATCGGCGCCGGCGATGTGTGGTGGACGGCCTCCGACGTCGGCTGGGTCGTCGGCCACAGCTACATCGTCTACGGGCCGCTGCTGGTCGGCGCGACCACCGTGATGTACGAGGGTAAACCGGTCGGCACCCCGGATGCGGGCGCGTTCTGGCGAGTGATCTCCGAGTACGGCGTCAAGAAGCTGTTCGCCGCCCCCACTGCTCTGCGGATCATCAAGAAGGTCGATCCCGACGGCGCCGAACTGGCCAAATATGACCTCGGCTCGCTGAGCGGGGTGTTCATGGCCGGGGAGCGGCTGGACCCGGAGACCTGGCAGTGGGCCACCGAGAAGCTCGGCGTCCCGGTGATCGACCACTGGTGGCAGACCGAGACCGGCTGGGCCATCGCCGCCAACCCCCAGGGCCTGGAGCCGATGCCGGTCAAGCCCGGCTCGGCCACCGTGCCCATGCCCGGCTGGGACGTGCGGATCGTGGACGCCACGGGCGCGGAGCTGCCACCCGGGCAGGAGGGCGAGATCGTCATCAAGCTGCCGCTGCCCCCCGGCGCGCTGGCCACGCTGTGGGGCGACGACGAGCGTTTCCTCGACTCCTACCTGAGCCGGCACGAGGGCTACTACACCACCGGCGACTCCGGCTACCGCGACGAGGACGGCTACCTGTTCGTCATGGGCCGCGTCGACGACGTCATCAACGTGGCCGGCCACCGACTGTCCACCGGCGCCATGGAGGCCGCCCTGGCCGCCCACCCCGCCGTCGCCGAGTGCGCGGTGATCGGCGTCCCCGACCCGGTCAAGGGTCAGATCCCCTACGGCCTGGTGGTGCTGAAGGCCGGCGCCGAGGTCGCCGAGGACGAGCTGCGCGCCGAGCTGATCGCCGCCGTCCGCCGCGAGGTGGGCCCGGTGGCCGCCTTCCGGGACGTGGCCGTGGTGCCCGCGCTGCCCAAGACCCGCTCCGGCAAGATCCTCCGCAAGACCATGCGCGGCCTGGCCGCCGGGCGGGAGGAGCCGGTCCCGCCCACCATCGAGGACCCCGCCGTCCTGGAGGCCATCAAGCCCTTGCTGCGGCTGCACGAGTGA
- a CDS encoding AMP-binding protein, with amino-acid sequence MTAGRALTDDGPEHPVTFAELVAARADDDRTGLCYEDRTWSWREVIAEARLRAGLARSLRRSDGPWHVGLFLENGPEHLFWMLGAALAGIPVVELNPTRRGAELARDITHTDCGVLVTETERAVLLDGLVPGIPRLVTDTDAYAEKLADARPLPAGGPPIDPKTIFSLVFTSGTTSAPKAVICSQGRLGRIAVQQAQRRNLTAEDVFYVVMPMFHSNAIMAGIAPAVRTGGRLVLRRKFSASGFLPDVRRYGVTFFNYVGKPLSYILATPEKPDDADNPLRIAFGNEAAPRDIAAFARRFGCTVIDSYGSSEGEIRIVRVPGTPPGSLGVADEGVIVVNPETGEECPRARFDENGTLLNPDEAIGEIVDTKGAAKFEGYYNNPEATAKRIRGGWVWSGDLAYRDAEGFWYFAGRDSDWLRVDGENFAAAPVERLLARHEAFLEVAVYAVPDERVGDQVMAAVVPAPGRTFDPAAFTAFLHAQPDLGTKWAPRYVRIMTELPRTPTNKVIKRPLRAEAWHTTDPVYRRIGKTYDYELMPR; translated from the coding sequence ATGACGGCGGGCAGGGCGCTGACCGACGACGGCCCCGAGCACCCGGTCACCTTCGCCGAGCTGGTCGCGGCCAGGGCCGACGACGACCGCACGGGCCTGTGCTATGAGGACCGCACCTGGAGCTGGCGCGAGGTGATCGCCGAGGCCCGGCTGCGCGCCGGCCTGGCCCGCTCGCTGCGCCGCTCCGACGGCCCCTGGCATGTGGGCCTGTTCCTGGAGAACGGCCCCGAGCACCTGTTCTGGATGCTGGGCGCCGCGCTGGCCGGGATCCCGGTGGTGGAGCTGAACCCCACCCGGCGCGGCGCGGAACTGGCCCGCGACATCACCCACACCGACTGCGGTGTGCTGGTCACCGAGACCGAACGGGCCGTGCTGCTGGACGGGCTGGTCCCCGGCATCCCCCGGCTGGTCACCGACACCGACGCCTACGCCGAGAAACTCGCCGACGCTCGCCCGCTGCCCGCCGGCGGCCCCCCGATCGACCCCAAGACGATCTTCTCGCTGGTCTTCACCTCCGGGACGACCTCGGCGCCCAAGGCCGTCATCTGCAGCCAGGGCCGGCTCGGCCGCATCGCCGTCCAGCAGGCCCAGCGCCGCAACCTGACCGCCGAGGATGTGTTCTACGTCGTCATGCCGATGTTCCACTCCAACGCGATCATGGCGGGCATCGCCCCGGCGGTGCGCACCGGCGGGCGGCTGGTGCTGCGGCGCAAGTTCTCCGCCTCCGGCTTCCTGCCGGACGTCCGCCGCTACGGGGTGACGTTCTTCAACTACGTCGGCAAGCCCCTCAGCTACATCCTGGCCACCCCCGAGAAACCCGACGACGCCGACAACCCGCTGCGCATCGCCTTCGGCAACGAGGCCGCCCCGCGCGACATCGCCGCCTTCGCCCGCCGCTTCGGCTGCACCGTCATCGACTCCTACGGCTCCAGCGAAGGGGAGATCCGCATCGTCCGCGTGCCCGGCACCCCGCCCGGCTCGCTGGGCGTGGCCGACGAGGGCGTCATCGTGGTGAACCCCGAGACCGGCGAGGAGTGCCCGCGCGCCCGCTTCGATGAGAACGGCACGCTGCTCAACCCGGATGAGGCCATCGGCGAGATCGTCGACACCAAGGGCGCCGCCAAGTTCGAGGGCTACTACAACAACCCCGAGGCCACCGCCAAGAGGATCCGGGGCGGCTGGGTGTGGTCCGGCGACCTGGCCTACCGCGACGCCGAGGGCTTTTGGTACTTCGCCGGCCGCGACAGCGACTGGCTGCGGGTGGACGGGGAGAACTTCGCCGCCGCCCCCGTGGAACGCCTGCTGGCCCGCCACGAGGCGTTCTTGGAGGTGGCGGTCTACGCCGTCCCGGACGAACGCGTCGGCGACCAGGTCATGGCGGCGGTGGTGCCGGCCCCCGGCCGCACCTTCGACCCGGCCGCCTTCACCGCCTTCCTGCACGCCCAGCCCGACCTGGGCACCAAGTGGGCGCCCCGCTACGTCCGCATCATGACCGAACTGCCCCGCACCCCCACCAACAAGGTCATCAAACGCCCCCTGCGGGCCGAGGCCTGGCACACCACCGACCCCGTCTACCGGCGAATCGGCAAGACCTACGACTACGAACTCATGCCCCGCTGA
- a CDS encoding SDR family NAD(P)-dependent oxidoreductase: protein MIDKDRYGPWAVIAGGSEGVGARFAHRLADAGVNLVLIARKPGPLAETAEQVRAKGVQVRTLELDLVSPDPLKAIREVTDDLEVGLLIFNAGANSYGHEFVTGDLDRFQDVIALNITAQLSLTHHFGALMKQRGRGGIILVGSLAGYMGQAQISVYSAAKAFSRVFAEGLWLELRDHGVDVLELVLGVTRTPAMERAGLNMDIPGLNVADPDDVAREGLEHLSDGPVWVAGGNYEAAVKRSGFPRAKLVAGAHAAMQRMLPPAK, encoded by the coding sequence ATGATCGACAAGGACCGTTACGGGCCCTGGGCCGTGATCGCCGGAGGCTCGGAAGGGGTCGGCGCCCGCTTCGCCCACCGCCTGGCCGACGCGGGCGTGAACCTGGTGCTGATCGCCCGCAAGCCCGGCCCGCTGGCCGAGACCGCCGAGCAGGTGCGGGCCAAGGGGGTGCAGGTGCGCACCCTGGAGCTGGACCTGGTCTCCCCCGACCCGCTCAAGGCGATCCGCGAGGTCACCGACGACCTGGAGGTCGGGCTGCTGATCTTCAACGCGGGCGCCAACAGCTACGGGCACGAGTTCGTCACCGGCGACCTGGACCGCTTCCAGGACGTCATCGCCCTCAACATCACCGCCCAGCTGTCGCTGACCCACCACTTCGGCGCGCTGATGAAGCAGCGGGGCCGCGGCGGCATCATCCTGGTCGGCTCCCTGGCCGGCTACATGGGCCAGGCGCAGATCAGCGTCTACTCCGCCGCCAAGGCCTTCAGCCGCGTCTTCGCCGAGGGCCTGTGGCTGGAGCTGCGCGACCACGGGGTGGACGTGCTGGAGCTGGTGCTGGGCGTCACCCGCACCCCGGCGATGGAACGCGCCGGGTTGAACATGGACATCCCGGGCCTGAACGTCGCCGACCCCGACGATGTGGCCCGCGAGGGCCTGGAGCACCTGTCCGACGGCCCGGTCTGGGTCGCCGGCGGCAACTATGAGGCCGCCGTCAAGCGCAGCGGCTTCCCCCGCGCCAAGCTGGTCGCCGGAGCCCACGCGGCCATGCAGCGCATGCTTCCCCCGGCCAAGTGA
- a CDS encoding antibiotic biosynthesis monooxygenase family protein, whose protein sequence is MSAVYRVDKFIVPDQAREEFWRNVRRTHAVLREQPGFLEEVLLERHSGPGRFNAVTIVKWASADDLAAARTAVEQAHRQIGFQPAEFFRTAGIEADLMNYVEVEA, encoded by the coding sequence ATGTCCGCGGTGTACCGGGTGGACAAGTTCATCGTCCCCGACCAGGCGCGCGAGGAGTTCTGGCGCAACGTCCGGCGAACCCATGCGGTGCTGCGCGAGCAGCCGGGCTTCCTGGAGGAGGTGCTGCTGGAACGGCACTCCGGCCCCGGCCGTTTCAACGCGGTCACGATCGTCAAGTGGGCCTCCGCCGACGACCTGGCCGCCGCGCGGACGGCCGTCGAGCAGGCCCACCGGCAGATCGGCTTCCAGCCCGCCGAGTTCTTCCGCACCGCCGGGATCGAGGCGGACCTGATGAACTACGTCGAAGTCGAGGCCTAA
- a CDS encoding DUF5753 domain-containing protein, with product MRASFYPELGNSERPPHTEISICDIDKMVEERLQRQQVLAREYDSPTLVAVISEAVLLYNVGGAEVMRAQLAHLIEMARRSDVFIHVIPMTSEVCAGFLANFIIATLDGREVAYLDNQLNGEVIEEPENLALLRRMFERFRAHSLSRPDSIELIRRIMEERWTR from the coding sequence GTGCGGGCCTCGTTCTATCCGGAACTGGGGAACAGCGAAAGACCTCCCCATACCGAAATTTCCATTTGTGACATCGACAAAATGGTGGAAGAGCGCCTGCAGCGTCAGCAGGTCCTCGCCCGGGAATACGACTCCCCGACTCTGGTCGCGGTCATCTCGGAGGCCGTTCTCCTGTACAACGTGGGCGGAGCGGAGGTCATGCGCGCCCAGCTGGCGCATCTGATCGAGATGGCCCGCAGAAGCGACGTCTTCATTCACGTCATCCCGATGACGTCCGAGGTCTGCGCCGGGTTCCTGGCGAACTTCATCATCGCTACCCTCGACGGTAGAGAAGTCGCCTACCTGGACAACCAGCTGAACGGCGAAGTGATCGAAGAGCCAGAGAACCTGGCGCTATTGCGAAGGATGTTCGAACGCTTCAGGGCGCACTCCCTCAGCCGGCCGGATTCGATCGAGCTGATCAGAAGGATCATGGAAGAGCGGTGGACGAGATGA
- a CDS encoding nuclear transport factor 2 family protein has protein sequence MRLSTGDRVELADLVARYALHVDRRDLAALAGLFTDDAVLVLPDPPERMGPVLVHRGWEEIARVMSSLEVFPVTMHALAGQVFDPGPEPGTATGSVACTACHLSERDGTVVNLAWHLRYADIYRRQGGAWRIARRELHLEWIETRPVRRWRGDSR, from the coding sequence ATGAGGCTGAGCACCGGCGACCGGGTCGAGCTGGCCGACCTGGTCGCCCGCTACGCCCTGCATGTGGACCGGCGGGACCTGGCCGCCCTGGCGGGCCTGTTCACCGACGACGCCGTGCTGGTCCTGCCCGACCCGCCCGAACGGATGGGGCCGGTGCTGGTCCACCGCGGCTGGGAGGAGATCGCCCGCGTGATGTCGTCCCTGGAGGTCTTCCCGGTGACGATGCACGCCCTGGCCGGTCAGGTGTTCGACCCCGGCCCCGAGCCGGGCACCGCCACCGGCTCGGTGGCCTGCACCGCCTGCCACCTGTCGGAACGGGACGGGACGGTCGTGAACCTGGCGTGGCACCTGCGCTACGCCGACATCTACCGCCGCCAGGGCGGCGCCTGGCGGATCGCCCGCCGCGAACTCCACCTGGAGTGGATCGAGACCCGCCCCGTCCGCCGGTGGCGCGGCGATTCGCGGTGA
- a CDS encoding Rieske 2Fe-2S domain-containing protein: protein MIHVTATESDAIRVIEAEAIPDRYARGWHCLGLAEKFKDGKPHTVNAFGQKLVVFCGEDGKINVLDAYCRHLGGDLSKGTVKGNEIACPFHDWRWGGDGRCKKIPYSRRVPLRARTAAWPTMEQDKLLFIWNDPEGNPPPPEVTIPRIKGVGQEDWTDWLWTETIVHTNCREIIDNVVDMAHFFYVHYSFPVYFKNIFEGHIATQIMKGKSRPDIAKPDADGNKMLGNTSVASYYGPSFMIDELTYHYEGFDLESVLINSHYPIDQNSFVLHSGIIVQRHPKLKGDAAEKVAQRLSRFILKGFEQDIEIWRHKARIDNPLLCEEDGPVYQLRRWYQQFYVDVADVTPEMTDRFEYEIDTTRPVEAWTREAEENLARQKAAAQGQPA, encoded by the coding sequence ATGATCCACGTGACCGCGACCGAGTCCGACGCGATCCGCGTCATCGAGGCGGAGGCGATTCCCGACCGCTACGCCCGGGGATGGCACTGCCTGGGTCTCGCTGAGAAGTTCAAGGACGGCAAGCCGCACACCGTCAACGCCTTCGGGCAGAAGCTCGTGGTGTTCTGCGGTGAGGACGGCAAGATCAACGTGCTGGACGCCTACTGCCGGCACCTGGGCGGCGACCTGTCCAAGGGCACCGTCAAGGGCAACGAGATCGCCTGCCCCTTCCACGACTGGCGCTGGGGCGGCGACGGCCGCTGCAAGAAGATCCCCTACTCCCGGCGGGTCCCGCTGCGCGCCCGCACCGCCGCCTGGCCCACGATGGAGCAGGACAAGCTGCTGTTCATCTGGAACGACCCGGAGGGCAACCCGCCTCCTCCGGAGGTCACCATCCCCCGCATCAAGGGCGTCGGGCAGGAGGACTGGACCGACTGGCTGTGGACGGAGACGATCGTCCACACCAACTGCCGGGAGATCATCGACAACGTCGTCGACATGGCGCACTTCTTCTACGTGCACTACTCCTTCCCGGTCTACTTCAAGAACATCTTCGAAGGCCACATCGCCACCCAGATCATGAAGGGCAAGAGCCGCCCGGACATCGCCAAGCCCGACGCCGACGGCAACAAGATGCTCGGCAACACCTCGGTGGCGTCCTACTACGGGCCGTCGTTCATGATCGACGAGCTGACCTACCACTATGAGGGCTTCGACCTGGAGTCGGTGCTGATCAACTCGCACTACCCGATCGACCAGAACTCCTTCGTGCTGCACTCGGGGATCATCGTGCAGCGCCACCCCAAGCTGAAGGGGGACGCCGCCGAGAAGGTCGCCCAGCGGCTGTCGCGCTTCATCCTCAAGGGCTTTGAGCAGGACATCGAGATCTGGCGGCACAAGGCCCGCATCGACAACCCCCTGCTGTGCGAGGAGGACGGCCCGGTCTACCAGCTGCGCCGCTGGTACCAGCAGTTCTACGTGGACGTCGCCGACGTCACCCCGGAGATGACCGACCGGTTCGAGTACGAGATCGACACCACCCGTCCGGTGGAGGCATGGACCCGCGAGGCCGAGGAGAACCTGGCTCGCCAGAAGGCCGCCGCGCAGGGGCAGCCGGCGTGA
- a CDS encoding FAD-dependent oxidoreductase, whose product MSSVEPIGVREVGAFDHECDVLVVGFGCAGAAAAFEAASAGVSVLVLEKAGGPGGASAMSGGELYLGGGTEIQKACGFDDDPDNMYAYLEAALGPHVDAAKLRLYCDESVEHFEWFRARGLTFNPSLFDAPTWMPYTEDGLMWLGENAWPYNTIARPVPRGHRPAAKGFGGRLLMEKLTAAATAAGAVTHADTAATNLVLDDDGRVAGVVARKYGERVTYRARKAVILTTGGFVDNDEMLAHHAPVLLGHDKVSDGNSDGSGIRMATAIGAATRRMSVVEAALTALPAVVVRGMLVDALGRRFINEDVYPGLYSHRALLHQPAPYWSIIDEEGFESIPESERWGVRPKYAAETAAELGEELGMPPGALETTIEIYNRHAEKGEDPYFHKDPKWLRPLRGPLAAIDPAEGFFPGERDRGSKGTGVNGFTLGGLHTNVDGQVLNNSGEPIAGLYAAGRASSGIHGEGYVSGTSLGDGTFFGRRAGRAAAGED is encoded by the coding sequence ATGAGCTCTGTGGAACCGATCGGCGTCCGCGAAGTCGGCGCCTTCGACCACGAGTGCGACGTGCTGGTGGTCGGGTTCGGCTGCGCGGGCGCCGCGGCCGCCTTCGAGGCGGCCAGTGCGGGCGTGAGCGTGCTGGTGCTGGAGAAGGCCGGCGGCCCCGGCGGGGCGTCGGCCATGTCCGGCGGGGAGCTGTACCTGGGCGGCGGCACCGAGATCCAGAAGGCGTGCGGGTTCGACGACGACCCCGACAACATGTACGCCTACCTGGAGGCGGCGCTCGGCCCGCACGTCGATGCCGCCAAGCTGCGGCTGTACTGCGATGAGAGCGTGGAGCACTTCGAGTGGTTCCGCGCCCGCGGCCTGACGTTCAACCCCAGCCTGTTCGACGCCCCCACCTGGATGCCCTACACCGAGGACGGGCTGATGTGGCTGGGGGAGAACGCCTGGCCCTACAACACCATCGCCCGTCCAGTCCCGCGCGGCCACCGCCCGGCGGCCAAGGGCTTCGGCGGCCGGCTGCTGATGGAGAAGCTGACGGCCGCCGCCACCGCCGCCGGCGCCGTCACCCACGCCGACACCGCCGCCACCAATTTGGTGCTGGACGACGACGGCCGGGTGGCCGGGGTGGTGGCGCGCAAGTACGGCGAGCGGGTCACCTACCGGGCGCGCAAGGCGGTCATCCTCACCACCGGCGGTTTCGTCGACAACGACGAGATGCTCGCCCACCACGCCCCGGTGCTGCTGGGCCACGACAAGGTCAGCGACGGCAACAGCGACGGCTCCGGCATCCGCATGGCCACCGCCATCGGCGCCGCCACCCGCCGCATGAGCGTGGTGGAGGCCGCGCTGACCGCGCTGCCGGCCGTGGTGGTCCGCGGCATGCTGGTGGACGCCCTCGGCCGCCGGTTCATCAACGAGGACGTCTACCCGGGCCTCTACAGCCACCGAGCGCTGCTGCACCAGCCCGCCCCCTACTGGTCGATCATCGACGAGGAGGGCTTCGAATCCATCCCCGAGTCCGAGCGGTGGGGGGTGCGGCCCAAGTACGCCGCCGAGACCGCCGCCGAGCTCGGCGAGGAACTGGGCATGCCGCCCGGCGCGCTGGAGACCACCATCGAGATCTACAACCGGCACGCCGAAAAGGGCGAGGACCCCTACTTCCACAAGGACCCCAAGTGGCTGCGCCCGCTGCGGGGCCCGCTGGCGGCGATCGACCCGGCCGAGGGCTTCTTCCCCGGTGAGCGGGACCGCGGCAGCAAGGGCACCGGGGTCAACGGGTTCACCCTCGGCGGGCTGCACACCAACGTGGACGGCCAGGTCCTCAACAACTCCGGCGAGCCCATCGCCGGCTTGTACGCGGCGGGCCGGGCCTCCTCCGGCATCCACGGCGAGGGCTATGTCAGCGGCACGTCGCTGGGCGACGGCACGTTCTTCGGCCGCCGCGCCGGACGCGCCGCAGCGGGAGAGGACTGA
- a CDS encoding DUF397 domain-containing protein, with the protein MKWRKSSYSGANGGACVELARVPGTRQVAVRDSKQPDGPQHRLSLTAMTGLITAIKNGDHDLRRS; encoded by the coding sequence ATGAAGTGGCGCAAGTCGTCCTACAGCGGAGCCAACGGCGGCGCATGCGTTGAGCTGGCACGCGTTCCCGGCACCCGGCAGGTCGCGGTGCGCGACTCCAAGCAGCCGGACGGACCACAGCACAGGCTCAGCCTCACCGCAATGACGGGCCTCATCACAGCCATCAAGAACGGCGACCACGACCTGCGCCGGTCCTGA
- a CDS encoding LLM class F420-dependent oxidoreductase, with protein sequence MKYAVLAPVAAGVTADPQWIGRYARHAEACGFESISVVEHTVVAAGYTSTYPYDASGRMDLADDLDIPDPLDLLAFLAGCTGRIGLATGVLVLPNHHPVVLAKRAATVDRLSGGRLRLTVGMGWMREEVEACGADFATRGRRADEQIQVMRKLWADTAPHGADHEGEFFRFKNAMSYPKPARAGGVPIHIGGHSRAAARRAGRHGDGIQPLGVTGEALRDLLKLMREEAELAGRDPDALEVTLGHSLARITPEKAQRLAELGADRIVLQPTPTRDLERALEELSACAQRLGLTAP encoded by the coding sequence ATGAAATACGCCGTCCTGGCCCCCGTCGCGGCGGGCGTGACGGCCGACCCGCAGTGGATCGGCCGTTACGCCCGCCACGCGGAGGCCTGCGGGTTCGAATCCATCAGCGTGGTGGAGCACACCGTCGTCGCCGCCGGCTACACCAGCACCTACCCCTACGACGCCTCCGGGCGCATGGACCTGGCCGACGACCTGGACATCCCCGACCCGCTGGACCTGCTGGCCTTCCTGGCCGGCTGCACCGGCCGGATCGGGCTGGCCACCGGCGTGCTGGTGCTGCCCAACCACCACCCGGTGGTGCTGGCCAAACGGGCCGCCACCGTGGACCGGCTCTCGGGCGGGCGGCTGCGGCTGACCGTGGGCATGGGCTGGATGCGCGAAGAGGTCGAGGCCTGCGGCGCCGACTTCGCCACCCGGGGCCGCCGCGCCGACGAGCAGATCCAGGTCATGCGCAAGCTGTGGGCCGACACCGCGCCGCACGGCGCCGACCACGAGGGGGAGTTCTTCCGTTTCAAGAACGCGATGAGCTACCCCAAGCCGGCCCGGGCCGGCGGCGTGCCGATCCACATCGGCGGGCACAGCCGCGCCGCGGCGCGGCGGGCCGGCCGGCACGGCGACGGCATCCAGCCGCTCGGCGTGACCGGGGAGGCGCTGCGCGACCTGCTGAAACTGATGCGCGAGGAGGCCGAGCTGGCCGGACGCGACCCGGACGCCCTGGAGGTGACGCTGGGCCACTCGCTGGCCCGGATCACCCCCGAGAAGGCGCAGAGACTGGCCGAGCTGGGCGCCGACCGGATCGTCCTGCAGCCGACCCCCACGCGCGACCTGGAGCGGGCGCTGGAGGAGCTGTCGGCGTGCGCGCAGCGGCTCGGGCTGACCGCCCCATGA
- the hsaA gene encoding 3-hydroxy-9,10-secoandrosta-1,3,5(10)-triene-9,17-dione monooxygenase oxygenase subunit, protein MSNEVLEAVRGLLPQIAERARSVDEKGRIPAETIRELTEAGVFRLLQPSRHGGLESDPVDFYRAVRMISGACGSTGWVTGVLGVHAWHLGMFPDEAQREVWSNGPDTLISSSYAPIGRLTPVEGGYEVTGRWGFSSGCEFADWALLGALVVGAEGRPVDFMTILLPRRDYEIRQVWDATGLRGTASDDIVVKGAFVPEHRVMRNYDMARLRAPGSKVNTGPLFRMPFGTLFTTTITSSVIGIVAGCYAHYVESMRDRIRLSLGGGRFVEDPFAQVAVGRAASEIDAAVLQTERNVREMYAHAVAGEKIPMELRLRARRDQVRGTERAIEAIDILFKTAGGNSLHRGHVIERAWRDAHAGSVHVANDPERALAMYGRGEFGLKIEDNLL, encoded by the coding sequence ATGAGCAACGAGGTCCTGGAGGCGGTGCGCGGGCTGTTGCCACAGATCGCTGAACGGGCCCGGTCCGTCGACGAAAAGGGACGCATTCCGGCCGAGACGATCCGGGAACTGACCGAGGCCGGGGTGTTCCGGCTGCTGCAGCCGTCCCGGCACGGGGGCCTGGAGAGCGACCCGGTGGACTTCTACCGGGCGGTCCGCATGATCTCCGGCGCCTGCGGCTCCACCGGCTGGGTCACCGGGGTGCTGGGCGTGCACGCCTGGCATCTGGGCATGTTCCCCGACGAGGCCCAGCGGGAGGTGTGGAGCAACGGCCCGGACACGCTGATCTCCTCCTCGTATGCCCCGATAGGCCGGCTCACCCCGGTGGAGGGCGGCTATGAGGTGACCGGGCGCTGGGGCTTCTCCTCCGGCTGCGAGTTCGCCGACTGGGCGCTGCTGGGCGCCCTGGTGGTGGGCGCCGAGGGCCGTCCGGTGGACTTCATGACCATCCTGCTGCCCCGCCGGGACTATGAGATCCGCCAGGTGTGGGACGCCACCGGGCTGCGCGGCACCGCCAGCGACGACATCGTGGTGAAGGGGGCGTTCGTCCCCGAGCACCGGGTGATGCGCAACTACGACATGGCCCGGCTGCGCGCCCCCGGCAGCAAGGTCAACACCGGCCCGCTGTTCCGCATGCCGTTCGGCACGCTCTTCACCACCACCATCACCTCCAGCGTGATCGGCATCGTGGCCGGCTGCTATGCGCACTACGTGGAGTCCATGCGCGACCGCATCCGCCTCAGCCTGGGCGGCGGCCGGTTCGTGGAGGACCCGTTCGCCCAGGTCGCGGTGGGCCGTGCCGCCTCGGAGATCGACGCGGCGGTGCTGCAGACCGAGCGCAACGTCCGCGAGATGTACGCCCACGCCGTCGCGGGCGAGAAGATCCCCATGGAGCTGCGCCTGCGGGCCCGCCGCGACCAGGTCCGCGGCACCGAACGCGCCATCGAGGCCATCGACATCCTGTTCAAGACCGCCGGCGGCAACTCCCTGCACCGCGGTCACGTCATCGAACGCGCCTGGCGGGACGCCCACGCCGGCAGCGTGCACGTGGCCAACGACCCCGAACGCGCCCTGGCCATGTACGGCCGCGGCGAGTTCGGCCTGAAGATCGAAGACAACCTGCTCTAG